Proteins encoded together in one Candidatus Eremiobacterota bacterium window:
- a CDS encoding type II secretion system protein, whose product MTGHTVKTVQCALHDKDGAIVNEERAFTLIEIVVALAILAASLILIISVIPTGVMSLKKAEDYQSASAYAAYLVEEARQQRPPSASYPLTDWVGEKAINRTVFTFQRDIYAVDRQEPHRVFDIIVTVRWVRTPRPLTLSTRVYFQDK is encoded by the coding sequence ATGACTGGGCACACCGTAAAAACTGTACAATGCGCATTACATGATAAGGACGGAGCAATCGTCAATGAAGAGAGGGCCTTTACCCTCATAGAGATAGTGGTAGCCCTTGCGATACTGGCGGCATCGCTTATCCTTATCATAAGCGTAATTCCCACCGGTGTCATGTCCCTCAAGAAGGCAGAAGATTACCAGAGCGCAAGCGCTTACGCCGCGTACCTTGTTGAAGAGGCGAGGCAGCAGAGGCCCCCGTCCGCCTCTTATCCCCTCACCGACTGGGTTGGAGAAAAAGCCATCAATAGAACGGTTTTTACCTTTCAAAGGGACATCTATGCCGTGGATCGACAGGAACCCCACCGGGTCTTCGATATTATAGTCACCGTGCGCTGGGTGAGGACTCCCCGGCCTCTCACGCTCTCGACACGGGTCTATTTCCAGGACAAGTAA
- the rfbH gene encoding lipopolysaccharide biosynthesis protein RfbH, translated as MECKGRLFVLKVPGEFKFPSGSCIAISEPDEAGMVEVLPDPQGMEPQQAPQRYVIPVAWLGVEEGRISEDALASLFRTLAIEAGVRSYRETSRIKPFSPGMPVPYAARVYDDREIAGLLDASLEFFLTAGRFARSFEEGLARFLDIPFCVLVNSGSSANLLAFMALTSPLLGERRIQRGDEIITVAAAFPTTVAPVIQYGAVPVFVDIRLPGYNIDPGLLNDALSERTRAVFIAHTLGNPFDIQAVGEFCRANKLWLIEDNCDALGSRYCLEGAWRSTGSFGHVGTSSFYPPHHITMGEGGAVYTSDPLLRDIVISLRDWGRDCWCPPGRDNTCKKRFSQQFGTLPMGYDHKYVYSHLGYNLKATDLQAAIGCAQLEKLPRFIAARRENWQKFREGLSELSPFFVLPEATEYSEPSWFGFLLTIKEEAPFSRDEIVRHLEMKGIQTRMLFAGNIIRHPCFDEMRKSREGFRVASGLDETDRVMRDTFWFGVYPGLTAAMRDFITEELYRFTGAFQ; from the coding sequence ATGGAATGCAAGGGAAGACTTTTTGTCCTCAAGGTGCCGGGGGAATTCAAGTTCCCCTCAGGCTCCTGCATCGCCATAAGCGAGCCCGATGAAGCAGGCATGGTGGAAGTGCTGCCCGACCCGCAGGGCATGGAGCCGCAGCAGGCTCCTCAGCGGTACGTCATTCCCGTTGCTTGGCTCGGCGTGGAAGAAGGCCGTATAAGTGAAGATGCTCTGGCATCCCTTTTTCGGACTCTTGCCATTGAGGCGGGAGTCCGCTCATACCGTGAGACCTCGCGAATCAAGCCTTTTTCCCCGGGGATGCCTGTTCCCTATGCGGCGAGGGTCTATGATGACCGGGAGATAGCAGGCCTTCTCGATGCCTCTCTTGAGTTTTTTCTTACGGCAGGCAGGTTCGCCCGCTCCTTTGAGGAGGGACTTGCCAGGTTCCTTGATATCCCTTTCTGCGTCCTGGTCAATTCCGGCTCATCGGCCAACCTTCTCGCCTTCATGGCTCTCACGTCCCCCCTCCTGGGTGAAAGGAGAATACAGAGGGGTGATGAGATTATCACGGTGGCGGCTGCTTTTCCCACTACCGTAGCTCCTGTGATCCAGTATGGCGCCGTCCCTGTTTTTGTGGACATCAGGCTTCCTGGCTACAATATTGACCCCGGCCTTCTCAATGATGCCCTTTCAGAGAGGACCAGGGCTGTATTCATCGCCCACACGCTTGGCAACCCCTTTGACATTCAGGCAGTGGGAGAGTTCTGCAGGGCTAACAAGCTATGGCTCATCGAGGATAACTGTGACGCCCTTGGATCGCGCTATTGCCTGGAGGGAGCCTGGCGCTCCACAGGCTCGTTCGGCCATGTCGGCACCTCGAGCTTTTATCCGCCCCACCATATCACCATGGGTGAGGGCGGTGCAGTCTATACTTCCGATCCTCTGCTCAGAGACATTGTCATCTCCCTGAGAGACTGGGGAAGAGACTGCTGGTGCCCGCCAGGCCGCGATAATACCTGTAAAAAGCGCTTTTCACAGCAGTTCGGTACCCTTCCCATGGGGTACGACCACAAGTATGTCTATTCCCATCTTGGCTACAATCTGAAGGCAACGGACCTTCAGGCCGCTATCGGATGCGCCCAGCTTGAAAAGCTCCCCCGTTTCATCGCGGCACGGAGGGAGAACTGGCAGAAGTTTCGTGAGGGACTTTCGGAGCTTTCACCGTTCTTTGTCCTCCCGGAGGCCACGGAATACTCAGAGCCTTCATGGTTCGGATTTCTCCTCACCATAAAAGAGGAGGCACCTTTCTCAAGAGATGAGATCGTAAGGCATCTCGAGATGAAAGGCATCCAGACCAGAATGCTTTTCGCCGGGAATATTATCAGGCATCCCTGTTTTGACGAGATGAGGAAGAGCCGGGAAGGCTTCCGCGTGGCGTCAGGGCTTGATGAGACTGACAGAGTGATGAGGGATACCTTCTGGTTCGGTGTCTATCCCGGCCTGACTGCCGCAATGAGGGATTTCATCACAGAAGAGCTTTACCGTTTTACCGGGGCATTTCAATGA
- the gcvH gene encoding glycine cleavage system protein GcvH, giving the protein MNREELKYSKEHEWVHAKGDVATVGITHYAQDQLGEIVYIELPETGQTFSKMDKVGTIESVKTVSDLFTPIAGEIIELNPSLLDRIGGEENPDFHPEFVNQEPYDKGWIFKIRMPAAADLEELMAFNDYKALIGEDA; this is encoded by the coding sequence ATGAACAGGGAAGAACTGAAATATTCCAAGGAGCATGAATGGGTCCATGCCAAGGGTGATGTGGCGACGGTGGGAATTACTCATTATGCCCAGGACCAGCTCGGCGAGATAGTCTATATTGAGCTCCCTGAGACGGGCCAGACGTTCTCCAAAATGGACAAGGTGGGCACCATCGAGTCGGTAAAAACCGTCTCCGATCTCTTCACTCCCATTGCCGGCGAGATCATAGAGCTGAATCCCTCACTCCTGGACCGCATCGGCGGCGAGGAAAACCCCGACTTTCACCCTGAATTTGTCAACCAGGAGCCTTATGACAAGGGATGGATTTTCAAGATCAGGATGCCGGCAGCCGCCGACTTGGAAGAGCTCATGGCTTTCAATGACTACAAGGCCCTGATAGGAGAGGATGCATAA
- the gcvPA gene encoding aminomethyl-transferring glycine dehydrogenase subunit GcvPA, giving the protein MNYIPHSTKEVREMLDTLGLDRIERLFSHIPEEALCRKELDLHRAMTEPELKRHCEELSLKNRHFSRSFLGGGAYRHYIPSAVNAIISRPEFFTAYTPYQAEASQGTLQAIYEFQSFMCLLLGMDVSNASLYDGSTAVAEASILALNETRRKKLLISEALHPEYREVVKTYLGHSTEIEEIPHSDGITGIEALKGMVDKNVAAVIIQNPNFFGAIETMNEISLAVKAVGALLVTVINEPYSLGVLKSPGSYGTDIAAGECQAFGLPPSFGGPYLGFMATKAQFMRKIPGRLSGKTVDTEGNRGFVLTLQAREQHIRREKAASNICTNEALCALAATVHLSLLGKGGLREAALQNVQKAHYAEGQITAIEGFRKKFSPPFFNEFVIQCDGSAPGEVNRKLSDAGIAGGLELGRFYPSLADCLLFSVTEMNSREDIEALAAAMKTSSPVLERRQA; this is encoded by the coding sequence ATGAATTACATTCCCCACTCGACGAAAGAGGTCCGGGAGATGCTTGACACCCTCGGCCTTGATCGCATAGAAAGGCTTTTCAGCCATATCCCGGAGGAAGCGCTCTGCAGGAAGGAGCTGGACCTTCACAGAGCCATGACCGAGCCTGAACTCAAGCGTCACTGCGAAGAGCTCTCGCTGAAAAACAGGCATTTTTCAAGGTCATTCCTCGGGGGCGGTGCCTACCGCCATTATATCCCAAGCGCTGTCAACGCCATCATCTCCAGGCCGGAGTTCTTCACCGCCTATACGCCGTACCAGGCAGAGGCAAGCCAGGGAACCCTCCAGGCCATTTACGAGTTCCAGAGCTTCATGTGCCTGCTGCTCGGCATGGATGTCTCCAATGCCTCGCTCTACGACGGCTCCACCGCCGTAGCCGAGGCATCGATTCTTGCCCTCAACGAGACCCGGCGGAAAAAACTCCTGATTTCCGAGGCCCTTCACCCTGAATACCGGGAGGTAGTGAAGACCTACCTCGGGCACAGCACGGAAATAGAGGAGATTCCACACTCAGACGGCATCACCGGCATTGAAGCACTCAAGGGCATGGTTGACAAAAACGTGGCTGCCGTGATCATCCAGAACCCCAACTTCTTCGGTGCCATTGAAACAATGAACGAGATCTCTCTGGCAGTAAAAGCCGTCGGCGCCCTGCTGGTCACCGTGATAAATGAGCCCTATTCACTGGGCGTCCTGAAGAGCCCCGGCTCTTATGGAACAGACATTGCCGCAGGGGAATGCCAGGCCTTCGGGCTTCCCCCCTCATTCGGCGGGCCTTATCTGGGCTTCATGGCGACAAAAGCGCAGTTCATGAGAAAGATACCGGGACGCCTCTCAGGAAAAACAGTGGACACCGAGGGCAACAGGGGATTCGTCCTCACCCTTCAGGCCCGCGAGCAGCATATACGCAGGGAAAAAGCCGCCTCAAACATCTGCACAAACGAGGCCCTCTGCGCTCTCGCCGCCACGGTGCATCTCTCGCTGCTGGGAAAGGGGGGCCTGAGGGAAGCGGCGCTGCAGAATGTGCAGAAAGCTCACTATGCCGAAGGGCAGATCACTGCCATCGAAGGCTTCAGGAAAAAATTCTCCCCGCCCTTCTTCAATGAGTTCGTGATCCAGTGCGACGGCAGTGCCCCGGGCGAAGTGAACAGGAAACTGAGTGATGCAGGAATCGCCGGGGGACTGGAACTGGGCCGCTTCTACCCCTCTCTCGCTGACTGCCTCCTTTTTTCAGTGACAGAGATGAACTCAAGAGAAGACATAGAGGCACTTGCTGCAGCGATGAAAACCTCATCGCCGGTACTTGAAAGGAGGCAGGCCTGA
- the gcvPB gene encoding aminomethyl-transferring glycine dehydrogenase subunit GcvPB, producing MKTDILFDVSSPGRKGYSLPPLDVPERDLRDLIPPDMLNEADNHLPELSELDVMRHFVLLSNKNFSVDSHFYPLGSCTMKYNPKVNEEIARLRGFAEIHPYTPQEHVQGALELLWMLEKIFVEITGMDRFTLQPAAGAHGELTALLMTRAYFAHKGEKRTTILVPDSAHGTNPASASMSGFKVVQVASNEKGHVDCADLEKHLSGDVACLMMTNPNTLGLFEPDILKIAAMIHQCGGILYYDGANLNATLGIVRPGDVGFDLVHLNPHKTFSTPHGGGGPGAGPVGAKGELMKFLPLPQVRKNEAGGTYFLSYDEPLSIGRVRAFYGNFLVLVRAFAYLMSVGKEGLREISEVAVLNARYLMKALAPYFHFPYPGPCMHEFVASAKDYKTRGVKALDIAKRLLDFGFHAPTVYFPLIVEEALMVEPTETESKKTLDGFVEALKKIHGESRENPEILLKAPHAMPVRRLDDVTAARKPDLRWNPDEHH from the coding sequence ATGAAGACCGACATTCTATTTGACGTGAGCTCCCCGGGGAGAAAAGGTTATTCCCTCCCCCCTCTCGATGTGCCGGAAAGGGATCTGAGAGATCTTATCCCCCCGGACATGCTTAACGAGGCAGACAATCACCTTCCCGAGCTGTCAGAGCTTGATGTCATGAGACATTTCGTTTTGCTCTCCAATAAAAACTTCAGCGTTGACTCCCATTTTTATCCGCTGGGCTCCTGCACCATGAAGTACAATCCCAAGGTGAATGAAGAGATAGCCCGCCTGCGTGGCTTCGCTGAGATCCATCCCTATACCCCGCAGGAGCATGTGCAGGGAGCCCTTGAGCTGCTGTGGATGCTGGAAAAAATCTTCGTCGAGATCACAGGAATGGACCGTTTCACCCTCCAGCCCGCTGCAGGCGCCCATGGGGAGCTTACCGCCCTGCTCATGACCAGGGCATATTTTGCTCACAAAGGCGAGAAAAGAACCACGATCCTGGTCCCGGACTCGGCCCATGGCACCAATCCCGCCAGCGCCTCCATGAGCGGCTTCAAGGTGGTGCAGGTGGCATCAAATGAAAAGGGCCACGTAGACTGTGCCGACCTGGAAAAGCACCTCTCAGGCGATGTGGCCTGCCTGATGATGACCAACCCTAACACCCTCGGCCTCTTTGAGCCCGATATCCTTAAGATTGCCGCGATGATCCACCAGTGCGGAGGCATCCTTTATTACGACGGCGCCAACCTGAACGCCACCCTCGGCATAGTGCGCCCCGGCGACGTGGGATTCGACCTCGTGCACCTGAATCCCCACAAGACCTTTTCCACGCCCCATGGCGGCGGTGGTCCCGGGGCAGGCCCCGTGGGGGCGAAGGGCGAGCTCATGAAGTTTCTGCCCCTGCCTCAGGTAAGGAAAAATGAGGCCGGAGGCACTTATTTCCTCTCGTATGACGAGCCCCTCTCCATAGGGAGGGTAAGGGCCTTTTACGGGAACTTCCTTGTCCTGGTGAGGGCCTTTGCCTATCTGATGTCCGTGGGGAAAGAAGGACTCAGGGAGATCTCCGAGGTGGCAGTCCTGAACGCCAGGTACCTCATGAAAGCCCTTGCCCCTTACTTTCACTTCCCCTACCCCGGTCCCTGCATGCATGAATTCGTGGCTTCAGCAAAGGATTACAAAACCAGGGGCGTGAAGGCTCTCGACATCGCGAAGCGCCTCCTGGATTTCGGCTTCCATGCCCCCACAGTCTATTTCCCGCTCATCGTCGAGGAGGCGCTCATGGTGGAGCCCACGGAGACCGAAAGCAAAAAGACCCTTGACGGCTTTGTCGAGGCGCTGAAAAAGATCCATGGGGAATCCCGGGAAAATCCTGAGATCCTCCTCAAGGCGCCCCATGCCATGCCGGTAAGAAGGCTTGATGATGTCACTGCGGCGAGAAAGCCTGATCTCAGATGGAATCCCGATGAGCACCATTAG
- a CDS encoding radical SAM protein, which yields MSTISLVHPRKTRTVSLTATVCDLKCAHCGGHYLKGMETPQEVANRGPRHYTSALISGGMDRSGRLPLEDHADFYMLLKSWGWKLNFHGGLLSPGGASFLDGYADALSFDFITDSATIREVYGLAIPGSTYVSTYRALKKKFHVIPHLTAGVKAGHLRGESEALAALAGEEATEVVFLVFIPTRGTRYQDSAPPPLDEVKRLFARGRDLLPRATFTLGCMHPRGAYGTMLERCALDCGFERFVMPSQDFRKSLLADDRYRVVEKEECCVI from the coding sequence ATGAGCACCATTAGCCTTGTGCACCCGAGGAAAACAAGGACTGTAAGCCTTACCGCCACAGTGTGCGACCTCAAGTGCGCCCACTGTGGCGGTCATTATCTCAAAGGCATGGAGACGCCGCAGGAGGTGGCAAACCGGGGCCCCCGGCACTACACAAGCGCCCTCATAAGCGGAGGGATGGACAGATCCGGCCGCCTCCCCCTGGAAGACCATGCTGATTTCTACATGCTCCTGAAAAGCTGGGGATGGAAGCTCAATTTTCACGGGGGGCTTCTTTCCCCCGGGGGAGCCTCTTTTCTTGACGGTTACGCGGACGCCCTCTCATTCGATTTCATCACCGACAGCGCAACCATTCGAGAAGTCTATGGCCTCGCCATCCCGGGCTCTACCTATGTAAGCACCTACCGCGCCCTGAAAAAAAAGTTCCATGTAATCCCTCACCTCACCGCGGGGGTGAAAGCGGGGCACCTCCGGGGCGAATCGGAGGCCCTGGCCGCCCTGGCAGGGGAGGAGGCGACGGAAGTGGTCTTTCTCGTATTCATCCCCACGAGGGGAACACGCTATCAAGATTCGGCACCCCCTCCCCTTGACGAGGTAAAACGGCTTTTTGCGCGGGGACGCGATCTGCTCCCCCGCGCCACCTTTACCCTGGGCTGCATGCATCCCCGCGGCGCTTACGGGACAATGCTTGAAAGGTGCGCTCTCGACTGCGGCTTTGAGCGCTTCGTGATGCCGTCACAGGATTTCAGAAAATCTCTCCTCGCTGATGACCGATACAGAGTAGTTGAAAAAGAGGAGTGCTGCGTGATATGA
- a CDS encoding radical SAM protein, with protein MIGVSSGTASLLGLHRARCETYPSIAYLMAGSHCRGTCSFCAQASGSMSRARTLSRVSWPLFRAGEVQREVARAFEEGSIKKVCIQVVNSADGLAQALSFIACLRKVSPVPAGISCTGITGPMLSELMEAGIQTVALPLDAATPQLYRTIKGRDWEGALLFLIESAGRYPGRVATHLIAGLGETEEEMARLLELLHEKHVAVGLFAFTPLPGTPLGKLGRPDLASYRRIQLAHYLIRSGIGAMCTVREGNLHFNTKLHDIAPQVVEGEAFETSGCPWCNRPLYNEKPGSTPYNYPRNLSREETREALSLAMAAGEPHPERHHEQ; from the coding sequence ATGATAGGCGTTTCGTCGGGCACGGCGTCGCTTCTTGGCCTTCACCGGGCCCGCTGCGAGACCTATCCCTCCATTGCCTACCTTATGGCGGGGAGCCATTGCAGGGGAACATGCTCGTTCTGTGCCCAGGCATCGGGAAGCATGTCCCGCGCAAGAACCCTTTCAAGAGTGAGCTGGCCCCTCTTCAGGGCCGGGGAAGTGCAAAGAGAAGTGGCAAGGGCCTTTGAAGAAGGCTCAATAAAAAAGGTCTGCATCCAGGTGGTAAACAGTGCCGATGGACTCGCGCAGGCACTGAGCTTCATTGCATGCCTCAGGAAGGTCTCGCCGGTCCCTGCCGGGATCTCCTGTACCGGCATCACCGGCCCGATGCTCAGCGAACTCATGGAGGCAGGCATCCAGACAGTTGCGCTTCCGCTTGATGCGGCAACGCCCCAACTGTATAGGACAATAAAAGGCAGAGACTGGGAGGGGGCCCTCCTCTTTCTCATTGAGAGTGCCGGGCGATACCCGGGAAGGGTTGCCACCCACCTCATCGCAGGGCTGGGAGAGACAGAAGAGGAAATGGCACGGCTCCTTGAGCTTCTTCATGAAAAGCATGTGGCCGTGGGCCTCTTTGCCTTCACCCCTCTTCCCGGAACCCCTCTGGGGAAGCTCGGAAGGCCCGATCTTGCAAGCTACCGGCGGATCCAGCTTGCCCACTATCTCATCAGATCGGGTATAGGCGCCATGTGTACCGTAAGAGAAGGAAATTTGCATTTTAACACAAAGTTACATGATATTGCACCGCAGGTAGTGGAGGGAGAGGCCTTCGAGACGTCGGGGTGCCCATGGTGCAACAGGCCGCTCTACAACGAAAAACCCGGGTCAACTCCCTACAACTACCCGAGAAATCTTTCAAGAGAAGAAACCCGTGAGGCCCTCTCCCTCGCCATGGCGGCCGGGGAGCCTCACCCTGAGAGACACCATGAACAGTGA
- a CDS encoding ATP-binding protein, giving the protein MNSDFFGRVADFLEVNREKIAHEANERTYAEIQGYLKGGIPREESQAAILRLLNFIISNLRKHDDAPLQDDPQGDEFLRDLINFEEGIASRRVEFRIDLIDLLHGIRICRNKIWDYLRRCFIDESIESCFFFRLEKRINTLIVYFFIYVAKLYLEMRDQVIESQSSSLKKWEEVVKSTSHLDLKIPCKEEFAAIVRAQAEAIARRLNYNEEEVQDIVMTVGEACDNSIEHGCSEKGIDLHYMISKENLEIEVIDYGKGFDPEGMGLEVPDLFSERGRGIFIMKNLMDSVAITSRPGEGTYIKISKKRVFR; this is encoded by the coding sequence ATGAACAGTGATTTTTTTGGTCGAGTTGCCGATTTCCTTGAAGTCAACAGAGAGAAAATTGCCCATGAGGCAAACGAGAGGACCTATGCAGAGATTCAAGGCTACCTGAAGGGAGGTATCCCCCGGGAAGAGTCACAGGCTGCCATTCTGAGGCTCCTGAACTTTATCATATCAAATCTCCGCAAGCATGACGATGCCCCGCTTCAGGACGATCCTCAGGGAGACGAGTTCCTCAGAGACCTTATCAACTTTGAGGAGGGCATCGCGAGCCGCAGGGTGGAATTCCGGATTGACCTCATAGACCTGCTCCACGGCATCAGGATCTGCAGGAACAAGATATGGGATTACCTCCGCCGCTGCTTCATCGACGAAAGCATAGAGAGCTGCTTTTTTTTCCGTCTTGAAAAGAGAATAAACACCCTCATCGTCTATTTCTTCATTTACGTGGCGAAGCTGTATCTTGAGATGAGGGATCAGGTCATCGAGTCGCAGAGCTCCTCTCTGAAAAAATGGGAGGAAGTGGTAAAGAGCACTTCCCACCTCGATCTCAAGATACCCTGCAAGGAGGAGTTCGCCGCCATTGTGAGAGCCCAGGCCGAAGCCATCGCCAGGCGCCTGAACTATAACGAGGAGGAAGTGCAGGATATTGTCATGACCGTCGGAGAAGCCTGCGACAATTCCATTGAGCACGGATGCTCCGAAAAAGGGATTGACCTCCATTACATGATTTCCAAAGAGAACTTAGAGATAGAAGTCATCGACTATGGCAAAGGCTTCGATCCGGAAGGCATGGGCCTGGAAGTGCCTGATCTCTTTTCAGAGAGGGGCCGGGGAATCTTTATCATGAAAAACCTGATGGATTCCGTGGCCATCACGAGCAGGCCCGGCGAGGGCACCTACATCAAAATCTCCAAGAAACGGGTTTTCCGATGA
- a CDS encoding lipoate--protein ligase family protein — MRASLRIIRDGARSGEENMAIDEAILESVSRNSSPPTARFYSWSRPCVSLGYFQSCASLDFTRIRALGLEIVRRPTGGRAVLHLDEITYSLTLPLPGGKAGTIRESFKVLNEGVLRGLSRLGVEVFFHALQGRAQKRSSPLCFAAPAQYEILAGGEKILGSAQVRRNGTLLQQCSLPLTVDDALTKELLGGEAPAYEDGLPRGLRGIVKSLPGKDVIIDSIIDGIRESLAMDASLGAVSDGERAMADELARSQYGLDSWTCRR, encoded by the coding sequence ATGAGAGCCTCCCTCAGGATAATCAGGGACGGGGCCCGGAGCGGTGAGGAGAACATGGCCATCGATGAAGCCATACTCGAGTCGGTATCACGGAACTCCTCACCTCCTACTGCAAGGTTCTACTCCTGGTCAAGGCCATGTGTGTCGCTTGGCTATTTCCAGTCCTGTGCCTCTCTTGACTTTACACGGATAAGAGCGCTCGGCCTTGAGATCGTGCGGCGGCCCACAGGGGGCAGGGCAGTCCTCCACCTGGACGAGATAACCTACTCCCTCACGCTGCCTTTACCGGGCGGAAAAGCAGGCACCATCAGGGAGTCCTTCAAAGTCCTGAACGAGGGTGTCCTGAGAGGCCTCTCACGCCTTGGGGTAGAGGTTTTTTTTCATGCCCTGCAAGGAAGGGCACAGAAAAGGTCTTCACCGCTTTGCTTTGCCGCCCCGGCGCAGTATGAGATCCTCGCTGGAGGGGAAAAGATTCTCGGGAGCGCCCAGGTGCGAAGGAATGGGACCCTTCTGCAGCAATGTTCGCTGCCTCTCACCGTTGATGATGCTCTCACAAAAGAGCTGCTTGGGGGAGAAGCGCCTGCCTATGAAGACGGGCTTCCCCGGGGCCTCCGGGGGATCGTCAAATCCCTGCCCGGGAAGGATGTCATTATCGACAGCATCATAGACGGCATAAGGGAATCGCTTGCCATGGACGCTTCCCTGGGGGCTGTCAGCGACGGGGAGCGCGCAATGGCTGACGAATTGGCCAGGAGCCAGTATGGCCTGGATTCATGGACCTGCAGGAGATAA
- a CDS encoding zinc ribbon domain-containing protein gives MPIYEFCCTQCESTFEKIVRSTTTEIVCPGCGSDKVEKKFSTFAVSSGSRGSDLSSAHGASSSRSGCSSCSSHRCSTCH, from the coding sequence ATGCCTATCTATGAATTCTGCTGCACACAGTGCGAGAGCACCTTTGAAAAAATCGTGAGAAGCACCACTACGGAAATCGTCTGCCCTGGCTGCGGAAGTGACAAGGTGGAAAAGAAATTTTCCACTTTTGCAGTGTCCTCGGGTTCGCGGGGAAGCGATCTTTCCTCTGCCCATGGCGCCTCTTCGTCAAGGAGCGGCTGCTCGAGCTGCTCGTCCCACCGGTGCTCCACATGCCATTAA
- a CDS encoding GNAT family N-acetyltransferase gives MDYTVRKAKEEDIDAVIDLAAEMVVRSLSPFRDIPAEQVKQFRKNDLAVLKNSAGYSNVGIFIAEDEKGQLMGHVIVVSGDIETSTGERQGWVFDLSVKDQFQKKGVGTRLMDEAERFVRAQGLRYLGMGVTTSNKNAVLFYEHLGYAEERKRMIKKLT, from the coding sequence ATGGACTATACGGTGAGAAAGGCAAAGGAAGAGGATATCGATGCTGTCATAGATCTTGCAGCAGAGATGGTGGTAAGAAGCCTGTCGCCCTTCAGAGACATTCCTGCTGAACAGGTCAAGCAGTTCCGCAAAAATGATCTTGCCGTGCTGAAGAATTCGGCAGGCTACAGCAACGTGGGCATATTTATCGCCGAAGATGAAAAAGGCCAGTTAATGGGCCACGTGATCGTAGTGAGCGGTGACATAGAGACATCGACAGGCGAGCGGCAGGGCTGGGTTTTTGACCTCTCGGTGAAAGACCAGTTCCAGAAAAAGGGAGTGGGCACAAGGCTCATGGACGAAGCGGAGAGATTTGTAAGGGCCCAGGGCCTGCGCTATCTTGGCATGGGCGTCACCACCTCCAATAAAAATGCCGTACTGTTCTATGAGCATCTTGGCTATGCCGAAGAGAGAAAAAGAATGATAAAAAAGTTAACATAG